A stretch of the Capsicum annuum cultivar UCD-10X-F1 chromosome 8, UCD10Xv1.1, whole genome shotgun sequence genome encodes the following:
- the LOC107879414 gene encoding alcohol-forming fatty acyl-CoA reductase-like: protein MVSEHSPSMESRSIDLQFLEGKTIFITGVTGYLAKILSEKILGVQPNVKKLYLLIRAPDPNSAKQRFVNEVLKTDLFRVLREKLGANLQGFIQDKVFPVPRDIACDSFGINSELKDLMCREVDIIVNSAATTRFDERYDTAISVNVVGAMHVVEFSGQCSKLKMLLHVSTAYVCGEKEGLILEKPLNYGETLNGRSSLDIHVERKLVEEALKDLQDKNATEKEGKATWMAKHILILTKAMGEMLLGHFKEDLQLIILRTTIILITYKDPFPGWIEGLRTTDTFIAGYGKGKQNVLMGDRQSIMDEIPADMVVNSVIAAMVAHQDPSSHTVVYHISSSKRNQLKSGDIIQFFVDYFKKNPWIDESGKPVKVKKFHVLVSMDMLHNFDDTNAEMLRMATKDSNADGTFNFDPTTIQWEKYFKETHIPGVVKVGKRKIAPTN from the exons atggtatcagaacATTCTCCATCAATGGAATCGCGCAGCATTGACCTCCAGTTTCTCGAGGGCAAGACCATTTTCATCACTGGTGTAACGGGCTACCTAGCAAAGA TTCTCTCCGAGAAGATACTCGGAGTCCAACCAAATGTGAAGAAGCTCTACTTGCTAATTAGAGCTCCAGATCCAAATTCAGCTAAACAACGCTTTGTCAACGAG GTTCTAAAGACAGATCTGTTCAGAGTTCTAAGGGAGAAGTTGGGCGCCAATCTGCAGGGCTTTATACAAGACAAGGTTTTCCCAGTTCCCCGGGATATAGCTTGTGATAGTTTTGGGATAAATTCTGAGCTGAAAGATCTGATGTGCAGAGAAGTAGACATAATTGTAAACTCTGCTGCAACTACAAGATTTGATGAAAG ATACGATACTGCTATAAGTGTCAATGTAGTGGGTGCCATGCATGTTGTCGAATTCTCCGGGCAGTGTTCAAAACTAAAGATGCTTCTCCATGTAAGCACAG CCTATGTATGTGGGGAAAAAGAAGGATTGATACTAGAGAAGCCATTGAACTATGGCGAGACTCTTAATGGGAGATCTAGCTTAGACATTCATGTGGAGCGAAAGTTGGTAGAGGAAGCACTAAAGGACCTTCAAGATAAGAACGCCACAGAAAAAGAA GGCAAGGCTACATGGATGGCCAAACACATACTCATTCTCACAAAAGCAATGGGAGAGATGCTCCTGGGACACTTCAAGGAGGATCTCCAACTCATAATCCTAAGGACAACAATTATATTGATCACCTACAAGGATCCATTCCCAGGATGGATTGAAGGATTGAG AACCACAGATACGTTCATTGCTGGCTACGGTAAAGGAAAACAGAATGTCCTAATGGGCGATAGACAATCAATAATGGATGAG ATTCCAGCCGATATGGTTGTTAACTCCGTCATCGCCGCTATGGTAGCCCATCAAGATCCATCTTCCCATACAGTTGTTTACCATATTAGCTCCTCTAAGAGGAATCAACTAAAAAGTGGTGATATTATACAATTCTTCGTTGATTACTTCAAGAAGAATCCATGGATTGACGAAAGTGGAAAGCCAGTCAAAGTGAAGAAATTTCATGTACTGGTAAGCATGGATATGCTTCACAA TTTCGATGATACCAATGCTGAAATGTTGAGAATGGCAACAAAAGATAGTAATGCAGATGGTACATTTAACTTTGATCCGACAACCATTCAGTGGGAAAAATACTTCAAGGAAACTCACATTCCGGGAGTTGTGAA AGTGGGGAAGCGTAAAATCGCTCCAACTAATtag
- the LOC107879413 gene encoding uncharacterized protein LOC107879413, with the protein MEALFAEFAILSEQALCNKNFDPYTIEDDLMKLFEVEAYKAWAAMELEQEKEVEEAENYMKEAEEHLNTAMEDAMEEFRRFEEEMNEMAKSEYDSLVGVAERARNMGKTMEKMATIAAKKYIESAVNSAGASMKSAIRAISSQSKKVHPS; encoded by the coding sequence ATGGAGGCTCTTTTTGCTGAATTCGCCATTCTTTCAGAGCAGGCACTCTGTAACAAGAACTTCGATCCTTACACTATAGAAGATGATCTGATGAAGCTGTTTGAAGTGGAGGCTTACAAGGCATGGGCAGCCATGGAATTGGAACAGGAAAAGGAAGTCGAAGAAGCTGAGAATTACATGAAAGAAGCTGAGGAACATCTCAACACTGCTATGGAAGATGCCATGGAAGAATTCCGACGTTTCGAAGAGGAAATGAATGAGATGGCTAAATCTGAGTATGATAGTCTTGTTGGCGTTGCTGAAAGAGCTAGAAATATGGGAAAGACTATGGAGAAAATGGCTACTATTGCTGCCAAAAAGTATATTGAAAGTGCTGTTAACTCTGCTGGTGCTTCTATGAAATCTGCTATTAGAGCCATTTCTTCTCAATCTAAAAAGGTTCATCCTTCTTAA